In Polynucleobacter ibericus, a genomic segment contains:
- a CDS encoding superinfection immunity protein, which yields MPRTAVQLNTFAHMRLLFAILITLLSLFYLLPFAIAFNKKRANSGAIFALNLFLGWSLIGWVVALVWAIKDEQVL from the coding sequence ATGCCAAGAACAGCCGTCCAACTAAACACCTTTGCCCATATGCGCCTTTTATTCGCCATCCTCATCACCCTGCTTTCACTCTTCTATTTATTGCCATTTGCAATTGCATTTAATAAGAAAAGGGCTAATTCCGGAGCCATTTTTGCCCTGAACCTCTTTTTAGGCTGGTCTCTTATAGGCTGGGTAGTAGCGCTTGTTTGGGCTATAAAAGACGAGCAGGTTTTGTAA
- the kdsA gene encoding 3-deoxy-8-phosphooctulonate synthase: protein MSAFKLCGFDVGLDHRFFLIAGPCVIESEQSAIDIAGQLKEIASALKIPFIYKSSFDKANRSSGTSFRGLGMEKGLEILAKVKKQVDIPVLTDVHDISEITAVASVVDVLQTPAFLCRQTDFIRACAQSGKPVNFKKGQFLSPHEMLNVIEKARAAAAEMNLTDQFMVCERGASFGYNNLVSDMRSLAILRESNAPVVFDATHSVQLPGGQGSSSGGQREFVPVLARAAVAVGISGLFMETHPDPAKALSDGPNAVPLDRMKDLLESLVAIDNVVKSTGSFLEDSFK from the coding sequence ATGAGTGCATTTAAGCTTTGTGGATTTGATGTAGGATTAGATCATCGCTTCTTTTTGATTGCTGGTCCTTGTGTTATTGAGTCAGAGCAATCTGCTATTGATATTGCAGGTCAATTAAAAGAAATTGCTAGCGCATTAAAGATTCCTTTTATTTATAAGTCATCATTTGATAAAGCAAATCGTTCATCAGGTACTTCATTCCGTGGATTAGGGATGGAGAAGGGTTTGGAGATTTTGGCTAAGGTTAAAAAACAGGTTGATATTCCTGTGCTAACAGATGTCCATGACATCAGCGAGATCACTGCTGTTGCTAGCGTCGTTGACGTGTTGCAAACCCCAGCTTTCTTATGTAGACAAACAGATTTCATTCGCGCTTGCGCACAAAGCGGTAAACCTGTGAATTTCAAGAAGGGCCAGTTTCTTTCTCCGCATGAAATGCTCAATGTCATTGAAAAGGCTAGAGCAGCTGCAGCTGAAATGAATCTTACCGATCAATTTATGGTCTGTGAGCGTGGAGCATCTTTTGGATATAACAATCTTGTTTCTGACATGCGTAGCCTTGCTATCTTGCGTGAATCTAATGCACCAGTAGTTTTTGATGCTACGCATTCAGTTCAATTGCCTGGTGGTCAAGGTAGCTCCAGCGGAGGGCAGCGTGAATTCGTGCCGGTTTTGGCCCGCGCTGCTGTCGCAGTAGGAATCAGTGGCCTCTTTATGGAAACTCATCCTGATCCAGCAAAAGCGCTGTCAGATGGTCCAAATGCTGTTCCCCTGGATCGCATGAAAGACTTGCTGGAATCATTGGTTGCTATAGACAACGTTGTTAAATCAACGGGTTCATTTTTAGAAGACAGTTTTAAGTAA
- a CDS encoding CTP synthase, protein MTKYVFVTGGVVSSLGKGIAAASLAAILESRGLKVTLLKLDPYINVDPGTMSPLQHGEVFVTEDGAETDLDLGHYERFVSAKMRKSNNFTTGQIYESVISKERRGEYLGKTVQVIPHITNEIQAFVERGAKASHDGKADVAICEIGGTVGDIESLPFLEAARQMSLRLPVHDCAFVHLTLVPYINSAGELKTKPTQHSVQKLREIGIMPTVLLCRADRPIPEDERAKISLFSNVREEAVISVWDVDTIYKIPEMLHAQGMDDLICRELDLKAKPADLSVWAKLVYEMANPQHEVTIGMVGKYVELTESYKSLIEALRHAGIHTHTRVNINYIDSEVIEKDGIDCLQDLDAILVPGGFGKRGTEGKIAAIRYARENNVPYLGICLGMQLAVIEFARHVAKLTKANSTEFDPQSEQPVVALITEWLDREGNVEKRTNDSDLGGTMRLGSQRCPVKAGTLAHRIYGAEVNERHRHRYEVNNTYVPQLEQSGLIISARTPNEELPEMMELPASIHPWFFGVQFHPEFTSTPRDGHPLFSAFISAALEHQKTAEKQSA, encoded by the coding sequence ATGACCAAATACGTTTTTGTCACTGGTGGTGTGGTTTCTTCTTTAGGGAAAGGAATCGCAGCTGCCTCGCTTGCCGCGATTCTCGAATCCCGCGGCCTGAAAGTCACCCTCCTAAAATTAGACCCCTATATCAACGTCGACCCTGGCACGATGAGTCCGCTCCAACACGGCGAAGTTTTTGTAACCGAAGATGGAGCTGAAACTGACTTGGACTTAGGTCACTATGAACGCTTTGTTTCAGCGAAGATGCGTAAAAGCAATAACTTCACTACTGGTCAGATTTATGAATCCGTGATTAGCAAAGAACGCCGCGGTGAATATTTAGGAAAAACAGTTCAAGTTATTCCCCACATCACAAATGAAATTCAGGCTTTTGTGGAGCGGGGCGCAAAAGCAAGTCATGACGGCAAAGCTGACGTTGCTATTTGTGAAATCGGTGGCACCGTAGGTGATATTGAATCACTCCCATTCCTAGAGGCTGCAAGGCAGATGAGTTTGCGCTTACCAGTTCACGATTGCGCTTTTGTACACTTGACGCTAGTGCCTTACATCAACAGCGCTGGAGAGTTAAAAACAAAACCAACCCAGCATTCGGTGCAAAAGTTACGCGAGATTGGCATCATGCCTACCGTACTGTTGTGTCGTGCAGATCGCCCCATCCCTGAAGATGAGCGCGCAAAGATTTCTCTTTTCTCTAATGTTCGTGAAGAGGCGGTTATTTCCGTTTGGGATGTAGACACAATTTACAAGATTCCTGAAATGCTTCATGCACAGGGCATGGACGATTTAATTTGCCGTGAACTTGATCTCAAAGCAAAGCCAGCAGATCTTTCTGTATGGGCTAAGTTAGTATATGAAATGGCAAATCCTCAGCATGAAGTGACCATTGGTATGGTTGGTAAATATGTTGAGTTAACAGAGTCTTATAAATCACTTATTGAGGCGTTGCGTCATGCTGGTATTCATACACATACCCGTGTCAATATTAATTACATTGATTCTGAAGTGATTGAAAAAGATGGTATCGATTGCTTGCAAGATTTAGATGCTATTTTGGTTCCTGGCGGTTTTGGTAAGCGCGGAACTGAAGGCAAGATTGCTGCCATTCGCTATGCCCGTGAAAATAATGTTCCTTATTTAGGTATTTGCTTGGGAATGCAATTAGCAGTAATTGAATTTGCACGTCATGTAGCTAAGCTTACTAAGGCAAATAGCACCGAATTTGATCCTCAAAGCGAGCAGCCGGTTGTGGCTCTGATCACAGAGTGGCTTGACAGAGAGGGTAATGTTGAAAAAAGAACAAATGACTCTGATTTGGGAGGAACAATGCGTCTTGGTTCCCAACGCTGCCCTGTTAAGGCAGGTACTTTAGCGCATCGCATCTATGGGGCTGAGGTAAATGAGCGTCATCGTCATCGCTATGAAGTAAACAATACCTACGTTCCGCAGCTGGAACAGTCCGGCCTAATTATCTCCGCCAGAACGCCTAATGAAGAGTTGCCGGAGATGATGGAATTACCAGCATCCATTCATCCCTGGTTTTTTGGTGTGCAATTCCATCCGGAATTTACTTCAACACCTCGCGATGGTCACCCTTTGTTCTCTGCATTTATTAGTGCCGCACTTGAGCATCAAAAAACTGCTGAAAAGCAGTCTGCATAA
- the ftsB gene encoding cell division protein FtsB: MRIVIYSMLVLLIAIQYPLWLGKGGWLKVYEMERQVELQEAKNSLLALRNAKLSGDVKDLKDGTRAIEERARVEHGLIKEGEFFVQILPADKPATAQPTKQ; encoded by the coding sequence ATGCGGATCGTCATCTACTCTATGCTGGTATTGCTCATAGCAATCCAGTACCCCCTTTGGTTGGGGAAGGGTGGGTGGCTGAAGGTTTATGAGATGGAGCGCCAAGTAGAGCTTCAAGAGGCTAAAAACAGTCTTTTGGCTTTACGTAATGCAAAGCTATCAGGGGATGTAAAAGATCTCAAAGATGGCACGCGCGCGATTGAAGAGCGTGCCCGTGTTGAGCACGGTTTGATTAAAGAAGGTGAATTCTTTGTTCAGATTTTGCCGGCTGACAAGCCTGCGACAGCGCAGCCCACAAAGCAGTAA
- a CDS encoding Hsp33 family molecular chaperone HslO — protein MNELLVFICDGAPVRGEIVSIGSAWQAVLERRNDPPAVRRILGDFVGAATLLSASLKFDGTLIIQAQSKGPIQLLVVECKSDLSMRATVKLSVDPSAIAPDATLAELLDVSNSGRLVITLDPADREPGQAPYQGIVALQDHQGAVIKPVTSAAQAIALYMQNSEQLDTRIWLASSDTHVGGLLLQRLPNSGGHTHLDPVIAAEGWSRIQTLGETITDEELLTLPPETILRRLFLEESTENGVRSFPARPIRFACRCSRTKVADILRMLGEEEVQSILEEQGAVETICDFCAKPYRFDAVDCLQVFKTDLLSDATRPPSSGH, from the coding sequence ATGAATGAGTTACTTGTATTTATATGTGATGGCGCCCCCGTTCGTGGGGAAATTGTCTCAATTGGCAGCGCCTGGCAGGCTGTTTTAGAGCGCCGCAATGACCCCCCTGCCGTACGTCGGATTCTGGGTGATTTTGTAGGGGCCGCCACGCTGTTGAGCGCCAGCCTGAAATTTGATGGAACCCTCATTATTCAAGCGCAAAGTAAGGGCCCCATTCAACTGCTTGTAGTGGAATGTAAGTCAGATTTGTCCATGCGCGCGACAGTAAAGCTGTCCGTTGACCCTTCCGCAATAGCCCCAGACGCAACCCTAGCGGAACTATTGGATGTCAGCAACAGCGGAAGATTGGTTATTACTCTAGACCCTGCTGATCGTGAACCTGGACAGGCCCCCTATCAAGGGATCGTAGCACTACAAGACCATCAAGGGGCAGTAATCAAGCCTGTGACCAGTGCTGCTCAAGCCATTGCCTTATATATGCAAAACTCTGAACAATTAGATACGCGTATTTGGCTGGCATCCAGCGATACGCATGTTGGCGGCCTATTACTTCAGCGCCTGCCTAATTCTGGGGGACATACACACCTAGATCCAGTGATTGCCGCTGAAGGCTGGTCTCGCATTCAAACCCTTGGTGAAACAATTACCGACGAAGAATTACTCACCCTTCCTCCAGAAACCATCCTAAGACGCCTCTTTTTGGAAGAGTCTACAGAGAATGGGGTTCGAAGTTTTCCTGCTCGACCAATTCGTTTTGCTTGTCGATGCTCGCGCACCAAGGTTGCCGATATTTTGCGCATGCTTGGCGAGGAAGAAGTGCAGAGCATTTTGGAGGAACAAGGCGCAGTAGAAACGATTTGTGATTTTTGCGCTAAGCCCTATCGCTTTGATGCAGTCGATTGCCTGCAGGTATTTAAAACCGATTTATTAAGCGATGCGACAAGACCGCCATCTAGCGGCCATTAA
- a CDS encoding spermidine synthase has protein sequence MVLVHGCDCSVMPAVGQIKLSSEQLMEPVTFSESGGIRYLHFGSELIQGAMRIRDPDEIYLEYNQQMMAWLLFLETKPGMRIAQLGLGTGALTKFQHRYCPAVKTTVVELNPAVIVSARSMFFTPDDDRKLETLQTDAKLFVQNKKYLDQFDAVQVDLYDAICDGPAASSLDFYKGCFNILKGPGVLTVNLFSRHKSFELNLKNICEAFDNRVLLFPESHDCNVVAIAFKGPKLEAEWKDVSKRAKLILEKTGLPTNQWVSGISRENARQESKLSI, from the coding sequence ATGGTGCTAGTCCATGGTTGCGACTGTTCCGTAATGCCCGCCGTTGGGCAAATTAAGTTGTCTTCTGAGCAATTAATGGAGCCGGTCACTTTTTCTGAAAGTGGTGGCATTCGCTATCTTCATTTTGGATCCGAATTAATCCAGGGCGCTATGCGTATCCGCGACCCTGATGAGATTTACCTGGAATACAACCAGCAAATGATGGCCTGGTTACTGTTCTTGGAAACAAAACCTGGAATGCGCATTGCCCAACTAGGTCTTGGAACTGGCGCATTAACTAAGTTTCAGCATCGTTACTGTCCTGCTGTAAAGACTACCGTTGTCGAGCTGAATCCTGCGGTAATTGTTTCGGCTAGATCAATGTTTTTTACTCCCGATGATGATCGCAAGCTTGAAACCTTGCAAACTGATGCGAAGCTTTTCGTCCAGAATAAAAAATACCTAGATCAGTTTGATGCAGTGCAAGTAGATTTATATGATGCGATCTGTGATGGACCCGCAGCAAGCTCCTTAGATTTCTATAAGGGTTGCTTCAATATTCTCAAAGGTCCAGGAGTATTGACCGTGAATCTCTTTTCCAGGCATAAAAGCTTTGAATTGAATCTTAAGAATATCTGCGAAGCCTTCGATAATAGAGTCCTGTTATTTCCTGAGTCTCATGATTGCAATGTTGTTGCAATTGCATTCAAAGGTCCGAAGCTTGAGGCTGAATGGAAAGATGTTTCTAAACGCGCAAAGCTTATTCTTGAGAAGACTGGCTTACCTACTAATCAGTGGGTTTCTGGAATTAGTCGCGAGAATGCACGTCAAGAGTCAAAACTTTCTATTTAG
- the gltX gene encoding glutamate--tRNA ligase, whose amino-acid sequence MSFMHIRTRFAPSPTGFIHLGNLRSALYPWAFARHNKGDFILRIEDTDLERSTQEAVDVIIEGMAWLGLDLDEGPIYQMQRIDRYREVVKQMLDSGLAYPCYMSEEELNKLRDQQMANKEKPRYNGLWRPEPGKTLPPVPEGVNPVIRFKNPIGGSVVWNDAVKGQIEISNDELDDLVIARPDGTPTYNFCVVIDDMDMNITHVIRGDDHVNNTPRQINIMKALGGIPPVYAHLPTVLNDSGEKMSKRNGAMSVRDYQKAGYLPEAILNYLARLGWSHGDAEVFTKEQFVDWFDLESLGRSPAQHNPEKLLWLNHQYIQHADPTKLAAATKPFAHELGIDTESGPDFVQVVGLLKDRANTLIEIAEGAKLFYLPAPDLNADQIKENIAESVIPAFQDLIEAISIAEPTKEAYAAAFKQVLAKHQIKMPVLAMPVRYALFATTQTPAIDSVLVVLGKEEVLKRLSKVIQ is encoded by the coding sequence ATGTCATTTATGCATATTCGTACACGTTTCGCCCCAAGTCCCACGGGCTTTATCCATCTGGGAAATCTTCGCAGCGCTCTCTATCCATGGGCTTTTGCGCGTCACAATAAAGGCGACTTTATCCTTCGAATAGAAGATACCGATTTAGAGCGCTCAACACAAGAGGCGGTCGATGTCATCATTGAAGGTATGGCATGGCTTGGCCTTGATCTAGACGAGGGTCCGATCTACCAAATGCAACGCATTGATCGATATCGTGAAGTCGTAAAGCAGATGCTGGATTCAGGATTGGCTTATCCCTGCTATATGAGTGAAGAAGAACTCAATAAGTTGCGAGATCAGCAAATGGCCAATAAAGAAAAACCTCGCTACAACGGTTTATGGAGACCGGAGCCTGGCAAAACATTGCCACCCGTTCCTGAGGGTGTTAATCCTGTAATACGCTTTAAAAATCCTATTGGTGGATCAGTAGTTTGGAATGATGCCGTTAAAGGTCAAATAGAAATTAGCAACGATGAGTTGGATGATTTAGTGATTGCAAGGCCGGATGGAACGCCTACTTATAACTTCTGCGTAGTAATTGATGACATGGATATGAACATCACCCACGTTATACGCGGTGATGACCATGTCAATAACACACCTCGACAAATTAATATCATGAAGGCCCTTGGCGGAATCCCGCCTGTTTACGCTCATCTGCCAACGGTCCTCAATGACTCTGGTGAAAAAATGAGTAAACGTAATGGGGCAATGAGCGTAAGAGACTATCAAAAGGCAGGGTATCTACCTGAAGCAATTCTCAATTATCTTGCCCGACTCGGTTGGTCGCATGGCGATGCTGAAGTTTTCACCAAAGAACAATTTGTAGATTGGTTTGATTTAGAAAGCTTGGGGCGTTCACCAGCACAACATAATCCAGAAAAATTACTATGGTTAAACCACCAATATATTCAGCATGCTGATCCTACTAAATTGGCGGCTGCGACAAAGCCATTTGCACATGAATTAGGTATCGATACTGAATCTGGTCCAGACTTTGTTCAGGTGGTAGGTTTGCTAAAGGACCGCGCCAATACCTTGATTGAAATTGCTGAAGGTGCAAAGCTGTTTTATTTACCAGCACCGGATTTAAACGCAGATCAAATCAAAGAAAATATTGCTGAATCTGTTATCCCTGCGTTTCAAGATTTGATTGAGGCAATATCTATTGCTGAGCCAACAAAAGAGGCTTACGCTGCTGCATTTAAACAAGTCCTAGCCAAGCATCAAATCAAAATGCCGGTCTTGGCAATGCCCGTCAGATACGCTTTATTTGCCACGACACAGACCCCAGCTATTGATTCTGTATTGGTAGTTTTGGGTAAAGAGGAGGTCCTAAAGAGGCTCTCCAAGGTAATCCAGTAA
- a CDS encoding bifunctional aconitate hydratase 2/2-methylisocitrate dehydratase, protein MLEAYNAQVAERAALGIPALPLTKDQTAELVKLLVNPPAGKEAELVELITNRVPAGVDEAAKVKAEFLDTVAKGTQKSPLISRVKATELLGTMLGGYNIKPLVELLSDAECGAAAAAALKKTLLMFDYFHDVQEMAEKGNANAKSVLQSWADAEWFTSRPAVPESMKLTVFKVTGETNTDDLSPAPDAWSRPDIPLHATVMLKNPRPGIEPDETGVRGPMKQIAELQKKGNQIAYVGDVVGTGSSRKSATNSVLWWTGVDIPFVPNKRFGGVCLGTKIAPIFFNTMEDAGALPIELDVSDMNMGDEIELRPYEGKTFKNGKEIASFSLKSPVILDEVRAGGRIPLIVGRGLTAKARAALGLPASTEFRIPVSPPDNKKGFSLAQKMVGRACGLPEGQGVRPDTYCEPHMTTVGSQDTTGPMTRDELKDLACLGFSADLVMQSFCHTSAYPKPVDIRTHHELPAFMTNRGGVALRPGDGVIHSWLNRLLLPDTCGTGGDSHTRFPIGISFPAGSGLVAFAAATGVMPLDMPESVLVRFKGKMQPGITLRDLVNAIPLYAIKKGLLTVEKQNKKNVFSGRILEIEGLPDLKVEQAFELSDASAERSAAGCAIQLSKEPIIEYMRSNITLMKWMIANGYEDKRTLGRRIKAMEAWIAKPDLLKADANADYAEVIEIDMSEIKEPILACPNDPDDVKFLSEVSGEKIDEVFIGSCMTNIGHFRAAGQVLQGKKDMPTRLWVAPPTKMDQMILTEEGYYGILGATGARMETPGCSLCMGNQAQIRKGSTAVSTSTRNFPNRLGIDTRVYLASAELSAVAALLGRLPTPQEYFEQVESLNAKSGEVYKYMNFDKIKSFSDVADTVTI, encoded by the coding sequence ATGTTAGAAGCCTATAACGCCCAAGTAGCCGAACGTGCAGCCCTTGGCATCCCTGCCCTGCCTTTGACCAAAGATCAAACTGCCGAATTAGTTAAATTGTTAGTAAACCCGCCAGCTGGCAAAGAGGCTGAGCTTGTAGAGTTAATTACCAACCGCGTTCCTGCTGGCGTTGACGAAGCCGCAAAAGTAAAAGCTGAGTTTTTAGATACGGTCGCTAAAGGCACACAAAAATCTCCTTTAATTTCACGAGTCAAAGCCACCGAATTGTTGGGCACCATGCTCGGCGGTTACAACATTAAACCGCTAGTAGAGTTATTGAGCGACGCTGAATGTGGTGCAGCAGCTGCAGCTGCCCTGAAAAAAACATTGCTCATGTTTGACTACTTTCATGATGTTCAAGAGATGGCCGAAAAAGGCAATGCCAATGCAAAGTCTGTTTTGCAGAGCTGGGCTGATGCCGAGTGGTTTACAAGTCGTCCAGCTGTTCCAGAAAGCATGAAGCTCACTGTATTTAAAGTGACTGGCGAAACAAATACTGATGATCTATCCCCTGCTCCTGATGCATGGAGCCGTCCTGACATCCCGCTACATGCCACAGTGATGTTAAAGAACCCACGTCCAGGCATTGAGCCAGATGAAACTGGTGTTCGTGGCCCAATGAAGCAAATCGCTGAGTTGCAGAAAAAAGGTAACCAAATTGCTTATGTAGGCGATGTTGTTGGTACTGGCTCTTCCCGTAAATCAGCTACTAACTCTGTGTTGTGGTGGACTGGGGTTGATATTCCTTTTGTTCCAAATAAACGCTTTGGTGGTGTTTGCTTGGGCACAAAAATTGCCCCAATCTTCTTCAACACTATGGAAGATGCTGGCGCATTGCCGATTGAGCTTGATGTTTCCGATATGAATATGGGCGATGAAATTGAACTTCGCCCGTATGAAGGTAAGACCTTTAAAAACGGTAAAGAAATTGCTTCTTTCTCACTTAAGTCACCAGTTATTTTGGATGAGGTTCGTGCTGGTGGTCGCATTCCTTTAATCGTAGGCCGTGGTCTTACAGCTAAAGCACGCGCAGCACTTGGTTTGCCGGCTTCTACTGAATTCCGTATTCCCGTTAGCCCTCCTGATAACAAAAAAGGTTTCAGCTTGGCTCAGAAGATGGTTGGCCGTGCTTGTGGATTGCCAGAAGGTCAAGGCGTTCGCCCAGATACTTACTGCGAGCCACACATGACTACAGTGGGCTCACAAGATACTACAGGTCCAATGACTCGTGATGAATTGAAAGACTTAGCTTGCTTAGGATTCTCTGCTGACTTGGTAATGCAATCCTTCTGTCATACATCCGCGTATCCAAAACCAGTAGATATTCGTACACACCATGAGTTACCAGCATTTATGACTAACCGTGGCGGTGTTGCATTGCGCCCAGGTGATGGCGTGATTCATAGCTGGTTAAATCGTTTGCTCTTGCCTGATACCTGCGGTACTGGTGGCGATAGTCATACTCGCTTTCCAATCGGTATCTCCTTCCCTGCTGGTTCAGGACTGGTGGCATTTGCTGCCGCTACTGGCGTGATGCCCTTGGATATGCCTGAATCTGTACTGGTTCGCTTCAAAGGAAAAATGCAGCCTGGCATTACTTTGCGTGACTTGGTTAATGCAATTCCTTTATATGCCATCAAAAAAGGTTTGTTAACCGTTGAAAAACAGAATAAGAAGAACGTTTTCTCCGGCCGCATCCTGGAAATTGAAGGCCTACCTGATCTGAAGGTTGAGCAAGCATTTGAATTGTCTGACGCCTCTGCTGAACGTTCTGCAGCTGGTTGCGCTATTCAATTAAGTAAAGAGCCAATCATCGAGTACATGCGTTCTAACATCACATTAATGAAGTGGATGATCGCAAATGGCTACGAAGATAAGCGTACCTTAGGTCGTCGCATTAAAGCAATGGAAGCTTGGATCGCTAAGCCGGATTTACTCAAGGCAGATGCAAATGCAGATTATGCCGAAGTGATTGAAATCGACATGAGCGAAATCAAAGAGCCAATCTTGGCCTGCCCAAATGATCCTGATGACGTGAAATTCCTATCTGAAGTTTCTGGCGAGAAAATCGATGAGGTATTTATCGGTTCTTGCATGACTAACATCGGGCACTTCCGCGCAGCAGGTCAAGTTCTTCAGGGTAAAAAGGATATGCCTACTCGTCTATGGGTAGCCCCTCCAACCAAGATGGATCAAATGATTCTGACCGAAGAAGGCTATTACGGCATTCTGGGTGCTACAGGCGCTCGTATGGAAACTCCAGGCTGTTCACTCTGTATGGGCAACCAAGCTCAGATCCGTAAGGGCTCTACTGCAGTCTCCACATCAACACGTAACTTCCCGAACCGTTTGGGTATCGATACTCGCGTGTATCTTGCCTCGGCTGAACTTTCAGCTGTTGCAGCACTCCTAGGCCGTTTACCAACGCCGCAAGAGTATTTCGAGCAAGTGGAATCCTTGAATGCTAAATCTGGCGAAGTTTATAAGTACATGAACTTTGACAAGATCAAATCATTTAGTGATGTTGCTGATACTGTGACTATCTAA
- the eno gene encoding phosphopyruvate hydratase produces MSAIVDIIGREVLDSRGNPTVECDVLLESGVMGRAAVPSGASTGSREAIELRDGDKARYLGKGVLKAVQNINIEIAESILGLDASEQAFLDRTLIELDGTHNKARLGANATLAVSMAVARAAAEEAGLPLYRYFGGSGGMQLPVPMMNIVNGGAHANNSLDIQEFMVMPVGAENFRDALRCGAEIFHELKKILGAQGMPTTVGDEGGFAPNFKSNHECLQTIMKAIEGAGYQAGEDVVLALDCAASEFYKDGKYHLSGEGLQLSSSEFSDYLGNLADQFPIVSIEDGMHEGDWDGWADITKKLGKKIQLVGDDLFVTNTRILQEGIDKGIANSILIKINQIGTLTETFAAIEMAKRANYTAVISHRSGETEDSTIADIAVGTNAGQIKTGSLSRSDRIAKYNQLLRIEEDLGDVATYPGKSVFYNLKR; encoded by the coding sequence ATGAGCGCCATTGTTGACATCATCGGTAGAGAAGTTCTGGATTCACGTGGCAACCCAACGGTTGAATGTGATGTTTTGCTTGAGTCAGGTGTGATGGGTCGCGCTGCGGTACCATCTGGTGCATCTACAGGCTCGCGCGAAGCGATTGAGCTACGTGATGGCGATAAAGCACGCTACTTAGGTAAAGGCGTTCTCAAGGCTGTTCAAAACATCAATATTGAAATTGCAGAATCTATTCTTGGATTGGATGCAAGCGAACAAGCATTTTTAGATCGCACCCTAATTGAGCTAGATGGCACACACAACAAAGCACGCTTAGGTGCTAATGCAACCTTAGCTGTATCCATGGCGGTTGCTAGAGCAGCCGCTGAAGAAGCAGGTTTGCCTTTGTATCGTTATTTTGGCGGCTCTGGGGGTATGCAATTACCAGTCCCCATGATGAATATTGTTAATGGTGGTGCACACGCCAATAACAGCTTAGATATTCAAGAGTTTATGGTGATGCCAGTTGGCGCAGAAAACTTCCGCGATGCATTACGTTGTGGTGCTGAAATTTTCCATGAGCTCAAGAAGATCTTGGGTGCACAAGGCATGCCTACTACCGTTGGTGATGAAGGTGGTTTTGCCCCTAATTTCAAGAGCAACCACGAGTGTCTACAGACCATCATGAAGGCTATTGAAGGCGCTGGTTACCAGGCTGGTGAAGACGTTGTCTTGGCTCTAGATTGTGCGGCCAGTGAATTCTATAAAGACGGCAAATACCATTTGTCTGGTGAGGGCCTTCAACTGAGCTCAAGTGAGTTTTCAGATTACCTCGGTAATTTAGCCGATCAATTCCCAATCGTTTCGATTGAAGATGGTATGCATGAGGGTGACTGGGATGGCTGGGCTGATATCACTAAAAAATTGGGTAAGAAAATTCAATTGGTTGGCGATGATCTATTTGTTACCAACACACGCATTCTCCAAGAGGGTATCGATAAGGGCATTGCCAATTCTATTTTGATTAAGATTAACCAAATTGGCACTTTGACAGAAACATTTGCTGCGATTGAGATGGCTAAGCGCGCAAACTACACAGCAGTGATTTCACATCGCTCAGGTGAAACTGAAGACAGCACCATTGCTGATATTGCCGTGGGCACTAATGCCGGTCAAATTAAAACAGGTTCTTTATCGCGCTCTGATCGTATTGCTAAGTACAACCAACTTTTACGCATCGAGGAAGATCTTGGTGATGTAGCTACTTATCCCGGTAAATCTGTTTTTTACAACCTCAAGCGCTAA